In Streptomyces sp. NBC_00341, the DNA window GCCCAGCAGGAGTTGACCCATGTACAGCCTCCAAGGCGTCACCAAGCGCTACACGCGCGGCAAGTCCACCGTCCACGCGCTCGCCGGCGTCGACCTGACCATCGAGGACGGCGGTCGCCTGGTCATCCAGGGCCCCACCGGCGGCGGCAAGTCCACGCTGCTCCAGATGCTCGGCGGCCTGGACCGCCCCACGGCCGGCAGCGTCGAACTCGACGGCGTCGACCTCGCGAAGCTCAGCGAGGCCAGACTCACCGAGGTGCGCGCGCAGAACATCGGCTTCGTCTTCCAGAGCTTCAACCTCATCCCGACGCTCACCGCCCAGGAGAACGTCGAGACCGCCCTCGTACCGCTGGGCGGCAAGGCGTCCGAGCGGCGCAGAAGAGCCGCGGAGGCGCTCGACTCGGTCGGCCTGGGCGAGCGGCTCGGGCACCTTCCCGGCGAGATGTCCGGCGGCCAGCAGCAGCGGGTGGCGATAGCCAGGGCCCTGGTCAAGCAGCCGAAGGTGCTGCTCGCGGACGAGCCCACCGGCAACCTCGACGAGTCCATGCGCGACGAGATCATGGAGGTGCTGGAGGCCATGTGGAAGGAGCACGGACTCACCTTCATCATGGTCACCCACGACAGCGCGATCGCCCGCCGGGCCCCGCGGCTCGCGACCATCCGCAAGGGCAAGGTCACCATCACGGAGAACGCGGCGGCGTGAATGTCGCCTGTACGTAAGGCGGTTGCGGCAGGCCGTGCAGCCTCAGGCGGCCCGGCCTGCCGCCCGTCCGGCGGCGGCCCGGCGGTGCGCCGCGAGATCGCTCCGGCGGACCTGGCGCACCCCGGCCGGGTCCGCGTAAGGCTCCGCGTACGGATCGCCCTCCTCGCAGCCGCGCGGGGCGGGCCCGTGGCCCTCGGCGGTACGGGCCAGGTGGGCGCGCAGCCCGTACCAGGGCCTGAGCGGCAGCCAGCACAGGCCGTGCAGCCAGCGCCGCACGAGCTGCCCCGGCCCCGGGCGGCCGCCGTCCGGCAGGCTCACGACCCGGATGCCCATGATCAGCTTTCCGGCTCCGGCTCCGACGAGCGCGGTGAGCACGACCTGGTTGAGGAAGGAGAGGGCGAGCACCGGCCCGAGCAGCAGGGCGACGTCCCCGGGGAGGGGCGCCGTGTCCACGTGCGGCCGGGCCAGTAACCCGGCGGTGACCAGGCAGAGATAGCAGTCGAGGCCCACCGCGAGATAGCGGCGCGTCTCCCCGGCCCGGGGCGGTGTGCGGTACCCGGTCCCCGCCGTCCTGCCGGGTATGCGCGGGGGCCGCGCAGGGCCGTATCCGGACGGCGGATGTCCGGCCAACGGCGTTGACCGGTAAGGCTGGTGGGGAGCCCGCGACCTGTGGTTCCCCCGCGATGTCTTCATGGCGGCATCATGTCTGATCCTCCGTCATCATGGGCCCGGACCGTGCAGTGCGCTCCCCTTACCCCGGAGGTAATCGTGGTCCTGGAGTTCCCTACGATCGAGGCCGCCCGCACCTGGTACGCCTTGCCCGCCTATCAGGAGCTGGCCCCGCTGCGGACCAGGAACATCCCCGGCGACCTGGTGCTCGTGGACGGCGTCGCACCGGACTACGACCCCAGGGCGACCGCCGCCGCCCTGCGCGCCGGGTCCGTGGTGTAGCAGGCTGCACCACCGATCCGGGGGCCGGCACCCTCGTGCCGGGGGCCACCGGACGGAAGCATGGATGACGCGGCCGGACACCGGCCCGGCCGCGTCCCTCGCTCCATCCCACCCCGAGCCTCCGGAGGAACCCCGTGAAGCCGCTGCTCTGGACCGTGCTCGTCGTCGCGGTCGTCGCGAACGTCTCCCTCAACCTCATGAACGGGCGCGAAGGCCTGCACATCGCCCTGAGCGTCGTCTCGGGCGTGGTCGTCCTGGCATCGGGCGTGCGCCTGTGGATGCTGCGCACTCCCCGCGAGTACGACTACTGAGGTACGACTGCTGAGATACGAGTACCGAGGGCCGCTCACCCGGACCTCACAGCGGCGGTCGGCGCACTGTGAGGTTCACCACTTCGGGGGGCGTCCGGGCATACCCCCCA includes these proteins:
- a CDS encoding ABC transporter ATP-binding protein, with product MYSLQGVTKRYTRGKSTVHALAGVDLTIEDGGRLVIQGPTGGGKSTLLQMLGGLDRPTAGSVELDGVDLAKLSEARLTEVRAQNIGFVFQSFNLIPTLTAQENVETALVPLGGKASERRRRAAEALDSVGLGERLGHLPGEMSGGQQQRVAIARALVKQPKVLLADEPTGNLDESMRDEIMEVLEAMWKEHGLTFIMVTHDSAIARRAPRLATIRKGKVTITENAAA
- a CDS encoding RDD family protein → MPGRTAGTGYRTPPRAGETRRYLAVGLDCYLCLVTAGLLARPHVDTAPLPGDVALLLGPVLALSFLNQVVLTALVGAGAGKLIMGIRVVSLPDGGRPGPGQLVRRWLHGLCWLPLRPWYGLRAHLARTAEGHGPAPRGCEEGDPYAEPYADPAGVRQVRRSDLAAHRRAAAGRAAGRAA
- a CDS encoding DUF1330 domain-containing protein, giving the protein MSDPPSSWARTVQCAPLTPEVIVVLEFPTIEAARTWYALPAYQELAPLRTRNIPGDLVLVDGVAPDYDPRATAAALRAGSVV